One genomic segment of Streptomyces liangshanensis includes these proteins:
- a CDS encoding right-handed parallel beta-helix repeat-containing protein gives MTRELQRVAARGWGTHRTIASAVRAAADGAVVSVQPGTYTESLVLDRDVTLVAEKGPGTVRLTAAHGPAVSVPAGRVALRELEITGADPAEPAVLVRGGEVELERCEISGGRLELARDARAVVRGCTVRDSRRAGVHVTGTAHGTFEDCVVHTVDGHGITLVDTAGAELRRTRVRHTTACGILLGGTSTAVLDDCDVAHAGDAALLVYAPARPLLRGCRLHDTTAQGVRVEDAPDVPVQRTRAGTAGASATASTAGASDAGAESAGQDERRIRLDGCEIFRTGAEGVLVSGGSEVLLRACEVRETPGAGVLARGLARVELDTVRIVDVPDTALTATEGAELRARACELARSGGNGLLADGTSVVEMVDSSIAATGNCGVRLAGNARLRLADCRVADSAQDGVRVGGSAELVAEHTRVERSALAGVRVDGADAVLRACEVTGAETGVRVATRHRPLLEDCVVTGARRTGIEVGPDTGVLIRGGRVADTGSAGVFLEERSQAWIEGLEISEARGSGLVVWTGADPRIRAVTVAGSGKNGIYVHEEGAGVFEDCEISRSAFPALYVGSKAAPVLRRCLVRDVQEDLSAAEDAVPVFEDCTVRDVAVGTMPHRPEEAARSGGPGSSAVPGRPAEQDPAPEQLPALMKELEALVGLERVKQEVGSLTKVMQMVKRREEAGLQPPPLSRHLVFAGNPGTGKTTVARLYGRLLAALGLLARGHLVEADRGSLVGEYVGHTSPKTTAVFRRAMGGVLFIDEAYALVPHGQSTDFGHEAIATLVKLMEDHRDDVVVIAAGYPADMRRFMESNPGLESRFTRTLTFDDYAADELVEIVRYQAVRHQYRLPDETLAALLGYFDGLERAEHFGNGRAARQVFQRMTEQHAERVADLPEPDTDDLTIIRPQDLPESLAPP, from the coding sequence GTGACAAGGGAGTTGCAGCGCGTCGCCGCGCGGGGCTGGGGCACCCACCGCACCATCGCCTCGGCCGTCCGCGCCGCCGCGGACGGCGCGGTGGTGTCCGTACAGCCCGGTACGTACACCGAGTCCCTGGTCCTCGACCGCGACGTGACCCTGGTCGCCGAGAAGGGGCCGGGCACCGTACGCCTCACGGCGGCGCACGGGCCCGCGGTCAGTGTGCCCGCGGGCCGCGTGGCGTTGCGGGAGCTGGAGATCACCGGGGCGGATCCGGCGGAGCCCGCGGTGCTCGTCCGGGGCGGCGAAGTGGAACTGGAGCGCTGCGAGATCTCCGGCGGACGGCTGGAGTTGGCGCGCGACGCGCGCGCGGTGGTCCGCGGGTGCACGGTCCGGGACAGCCGCCGGGCCGGGGTGCACGTCACGGGCACCGCCCACGGCACCTTCGAGGACTGCGTCGTCCACACCGTCGACGGCCACGGGATCACCCTGGTCGACACCGCGGGCGCGGAGTTGCGGCGTACCCGGGTACGGCACACCACCGCCTGCGGGATCCTCCTCGGCGGCACCAGCACCGCCGTCCTCGACGACTGCGACGTGGCGCACGCCGGGGACGCCGCCCTGCTGGTGTACGCGCCCGCGCGGCCGCTGCTGCGCGGCTGCCGCCTGCACGACACCACGGCCCAGGGCGTACGGGTGGAGGACGCGCCCGATGTGCCGGTCCAGCGGACCCGGGCGGGCACGGCAGGCGCGTCGGCCACGGCAAGCACCGCGGGCGCGTCGGACGCCGGCGCGGAGTCGGCCGGCCAGGACGAGCGCCGGATCCGGCTCGACGGGTGCGAGATCTTCCGTACGGGGGCGGAGGGCGTCCTCGTCTCGGGCGGCAGCGAGGTGCTGCTGCGCGCCTGCGAGGTCCGCGAGACGCCCGGCGCCGGGGTGCTGGCGCGCGGCCTCGCGCGAGTGGAACTGGACACGGTACGGATCGTCGACGTACCGGACACCGCGCTGACGGCCACCGAGGGCGCCGAACTCCGCGCCCGGGCCTGCGAGCTGGCGCGCAGCGGGGGCAACGGGCTCCTGGCCGACGGCACTTCGGTGGTCGAGATGGTGGACTCCTCGATCGCCGCCACCGGGAACTGCGGGGTGCGCCTGGCGGGCAACGCCCGGCTGCGCCTCGCGGACTGCCGGGTGGCGGACAGCGCGCAGGACGGCGTCCGGGTCGGGGGCAGCGCCGAACTGGTGGCGGAGCACACCCGCGTAGAGCGCAGCGCGCTCGCCGGGGTGCGGGTGGACGGCGCGGACGCGGTGCTGCGCGCGTGCGAGGTCACCGGCGCCGAGACGGGGGTACGGGTGGCGACCCGGCACCGGCCGCTGCTGGAGGACTGCGTGGTCACCGGGGCCCGCCGCACCGGGATCGAGGTCGGTCCGGACACCGGCGTGCTGATCCGCGGCGGACGGGTCGCGGACACCGGCTCGGCCGGGGTGTTCCTTGAGGAGCGCAGCCAGGCCTGGATCGAGGGGCTGGAGATCTCGGAGGCGCGGGGCAGCGGGCTCGTGGTGTGGACCGGTGCCGATCCGCGGATCCGCGCGGTGACGGTCGCGGGCAGCGGGAAGAACGGGATCTACGTGCATGAGGAGGGCGCGGGGGTCTTCGAGGACTGCGAGATCTCCCGGTCCGCCTTCCCCGCGCTGTACGTGGGGTCCAAGGCGGCCCCGGTGCTGCGCCGTTGCCTGGTGCGCGACGTACAGGAGGATCTGTCGGCGGCCGAGGACGCCGTGCCGGTCTTCGAGGACTGCACGGTCCGTGACGTCGCCGTCGGCACGATGCCGCACCGCCCGGAGGAGGCCGCGCGGTCCGGCGGCCCGGGGTCTTCCGCGGTCCCCGGCCGGCCGGCGGAGCAGGACCCCGCACCGGAGCAACTGCCCGCGCTGATGAAGGAGTTGGAGGCGCTGGTCGGGCTGGAGCGGGTCAAGCAGGAGGTCGGCTCGCTGACCAAGGTGATGCAGATGGTCAAGCGGCGCGAGGAGGCGGGCCTGCAACCGCCGCCGCTCAGCCGCCATTTGGTGTTCGCGGGGAATCCCGGGACCGGCAAGACGACGGTGGCCCGGCTGTACGGGCGGTTGCTGGCGGCGCTCGGGCTGCTGGCCCGGGGGCATCTGGTGGAGGCCGACCGGGGCTCGCTGGTCGGTGAGTACGTGGGGCACACCTCCCCGAAGACCACCGCGGTCTTCCGGCGGGCGATGGGCGGGGTGCTCTTCATCGACGAGGCGTACGCCCTGGTCCCGCACGGGCAGTCCACCGACTTCGGCCACGAGGCGATCGCCACCCTCGTCAAGCTCATGGAGGACCACCGGGACGACGTCGTGGTGATCGCGGCGGGCTATCCCGCCGACATGCGGCGGTTCATGGAGTCGAACCCGGGGCTGGAGTCGCGCTTCACCCGGACGCTGACCTTCGACGACTACGCCGCAGACGAGCTGGTGGAGATCGTCCGCTACCAGGCGGTGCGGCACCAGTACCGGCTGCCGGACGAGACGCTGGCCGCGCTGCTCGGTTACTTCGACGGGCTGGAGCGCGCGGAGCACTTCGGCAACGGCAGGGCCGCTCGGCAGGTGTTCCAGCGGATGACCGAGCAGCACGCCGAGCGGGTGGCCGATCTGCCGGAGCCCGACACCGACGACCTGACGATCATCCGGCCGCAGGACCTGCCCGAGTCCCTGGCGCCGCCGTGA
- a CDS encoding WXG100 family type VII secretion target — protein sequence MSWSDFKVALGQLQAAVGSVNGEAGNIAGSMSSISGEFAKIGSAWQSPASMTLQEVQEWFARSSSDLHALLEDVGRRLQVAYDNYHQVETTNTGNLT from the coding sequence ATGTCGTGGTCGGATTTCAAGGTGGCACTGGGGCAATTGCAGGCGGCCGTCGGCTCGGTGAACGGCGAGGCGGGCAATATCGCCGGAAGTATGTCCAGCATCTCCGGTGAGTTCGCCAAGATCGGCTCGGCCTGGCAGAGCCCCGCCTCCATGACCCTCCAGGAGGTGCAGGAGTGGTTCGCGCGCTCGTCCTCCGACCTGCACGCCCTCCTGGAGGACGTCGGACGGCGCCTCCAGGTCGCGTACGACAACTACCACCAGGTCGAGACGACCAACACCGGCAACCTCACCTGA
- the eccCa gene encoding type VII secretion protein EccCa: MTRTAFHRPARTFPPSVPEERISLAAAPQKPANNQASNWLIILLPLLSSVSMAAYMVTFGRPWMILLGVSFVILSVAITVYVRWQSRSTTRQQRLRQRDRYVEYLSGIRAKARASASAQRAVGAFLHPSPRRLWAIAVNRRRVWERRPGDADFLTVRVGLGRGLPQLRIAPGNRNDPTAEFEPLSQRAAEKLTRDYAWVGLQPACVDLARTGVVSLLGTKERTRSTAAALLLQLAVLHAPDDVQLVVLDGDAAAKGDGPREAGTATTDSPWSWVKWLPHTHESDASSSGAGLVPTIAGRLDGVADVLERRLERARAERSERSTVLPSLRNADPGRRCVVVLDGYRPDALWARSSLIAELLAEAGPASGIHVVCLVSKENEEPGRVDVRARLDGGRGLTLESRDPDLLDGVEDIVADEAEPALYEQTARALAPLRLSGERDQVLSRTVSLPDMLGFGDLAAFDPTAFWRAPGDEALLRIPIGVTGSGDDLVLDLKESAQGGIGPHGLVVGATGSGKSELLRTLVTGLTMTHSPEQLGFVLVDFKGGATFAGVTELPHVAGLITNLADDLALVDRMRAALAGEQQRRQRMLRDAGNVDSVREYQMLQAQGGTDTEGRPLEPMPYLMIVVDEFGELLSQRPDFIELFVQIGRVGRSLGMHLLLATQRLDEGRLRGLESHLSYRICLRTFSAAESKAVLGTNDAYKLPPIPGSAYLRVDESVYERFRVAHVSGTYQEPDPEASAEASGPAPTPVLFGLRTAEHARARSEDPDVTRTPAPLPVAGSRTEMQVAVERLRRYGRPVHQVWLPPLPAHIDLDSLLGPVGEDPERGFQAAKWDGIGSLSFPVGVVDLPMRQAQKALLVNLAGAHGHVAVVGAPQSGKSVALRTTLLAAMATHTPDELQFTCVDFGGGGLGPFEAAPHVSGVATRHDETRVRRALAVVRQTVVAREQLFERLNVDSVAGFRRARAEGRLPQDTLAADLVLVIDNWAALRGAVEEAESLVHDIATRGLGVGVHLLLTANRWGEIRTSLRDAIGGRFELRLNETGESEINRKAAKLLSAAAPGRGIAPPGDQIHIALPRLDGAQTMEGLAEAQQAAIAESAARWTGTPAPVLRVLPDRVTPGDLKAAAADQPKASATAVPIGIRESDLGPTSVDLGTGDSHFLVLGDSGSGKTSFLRSWMRGLAERNSPYAIRFITVDYRRGLLDAVPDEYLGAQAANAEHAAAYVEQLAAKLQERMPPAGISSRELRERAWWSGPELYVVVDDYDLAAGQPGARGPLAPLAEYLTHAADIGFHLVLARRVTGVTRALMSDPLISRLHEYGTGGLILSGDPREGALIADQRAARRVPGRGLVVGRRVAPTLVQTVLDPALDPSLDPTLDPSLDSSLDPLATGPDSR, encoded by the coding sequence ATGACCCGTACCGCGTTCCACCGCCCCGCCCGCACCTTCCCGCCGTCGGTGCCGGAAGAGCGGATCAGCCTCGCCGCCGCGCCGCAGAAGCCGGCCAACAACCAGGCGTCGAACTGGCTGATCATCCTGCTGCCGCTGCTCAGCAGCGTCAGCATGGCCGCCTACATGGTCACCTTCGGCCGCCCGTGGATGATCCTCCTCGGCGTGTCCTTCGTGATCCTGTCCGTCGCCATCACGGTGTACGTGCGCTGGCAGTCCCGCAGCACCACACGCCAGCAGCGGCTGCGGCAGCGCGACCGGTACGTCGAGTACCTGTCCGGCATCCGGGCCAAGGCCCGCGCCTCGGCCTCCGCCCAGCGCGCCGTCGGCGCCTTCCTGCACCCCAGCCCCCGGCGGCTGTGGGCCATCGCGGTGAACCGGCGCCGGGTGTGGGAACGCCGCCCCGGTGACGCGGACTTCCTCACCGTACGGGTCGGACTCGGCCGGGGCCTGCCGCAGTTGCGGATCGCGCCCGGCAACCGCAACGACCCCACCGCCGAGTTCGAGCCGCTGTCCCAGCGCGCCGCGGAGAAGCTGACCCGGGACTACGCCTGGGTCGGCCTCCAGCCCGCCTGCGTCGACCTCGCCCGCACCGGGGTCGTCAGCCTGCTCGGTACGAAGGAGCGCACCCGGTCCACCGCCGCCGCCCTCCTCCTCCAACTCGCCGTGCTGCACGCCCCCGACGACGTCCAGCTCGTCGTCCTCGACGGGGACGCGGCCGCGAAGGGCGACGGGCCCCGCGAGGCGGGAACCGCCACGACCGACTCCCCCTGGTCCTGGGTCAAGTGGCTGCCGCACACCCACGAATCGGACGCGTCCTCCTCCGGCGCGGGCCTGGTCCCCACGATCGCGGGACGGCTCGACGGAGTCGCCGACGTCCTGGAACGCCGGCTGGAACGCGCCCGCGCCGAGCGCTCGGAACGCTCCACCGTGCTGCCCTCGCTGCGCAACGCCGACCCGGGCCGCCGCTGCGTCGTCGTCCTCGACGGATACCGCCCCGACGCCCTCTGGGCCCGCTCGTCCCTGATCGCCGAACTCCTCGCCGAGGCCGGCCCGGCCAGCGGCATCCACGTCGTGTGCCTGGTCTCCAAGGAGAACGAGGAGCCCGGCCGGGTCGACGTACGGGCCAGGCTCGACGGCGGCCGGGGCCTCACCCTGGAGAGCCGCGACCCCGACCTCCTCGACGGCGTCGAGGACATCGTCGCCGACGAGGCGGAGCCCGCGCTGTACGAGCAGACCGCGCGCGCCCTCGCCCCGCTGCGCCTCTCCGGGGAGCGCGACCAGGTCCTCTCCCGTACGGTGTCGCTCCCCGACATGCTCGGCTTCGGGGACCTCGCGGCCTTCGACCCGACCGCGTTCTGGCGCGCCCCCGGTGACGAGGCGCTGCTGCGTATCCCGATCGGCGTCACCGGCTCCGGCGACGACCTCGTACTGGACCTCAAGGAGTCCGCCCAGGGCGGCATCGGCCCGCACGGCCTGGTCGTCGGGGCCACCGGTTCCGGCAAGAGCGAACTGCTGCGGACCCTGGTGACCGGGCTGACGATGACCCACTCGCCGGAACAACTGGGCTTCGTCCTGGTCGACTTCAAGGGCGGCGCCACCTTCGCGGGCGTCACCGAACTCCCGCACGTCGCGGGCCTGATCACCAACCTGGCCGACGACCTCGCGTTGGTCGACCGGATGCGTGCCGCGCTCGCCGGCGAACAGCAGCGCCGCCAGCGGATGTTGCGCGACGCGGGCAACGTCGACTCGGTCCGCGAGTACCAGATGCTCCAGGCGCAGGGCGGCACCGACACCGAGGGGCGGCCGCTGGAGCCCATGCCGTACCTGATGATCGTCGTGGACGAGTTCGGTGAACTGCTGTCCCAGCGGCCGGACTTCATCGAGCTGTTCGTCCAGATCGGCCGCGTCGGCCGCTCGCTCGGCATGCACCTGCTGCTCGCCACCCAGCGGCTCGACGAGGGCCGGCTGCGCGGCCTGGAGTCCCACCTCTCGTACCGGATCTGCCTGCGCACCTTCTCCGCCGCCGAGAGCAAGGCCGTGCTCGGCACGAACGACGCCTACAAGCTGCCGCCCATCCCCGGCTCCGCGTACCTGCGCGTCGACGAGTCGGTGTACGAGCGGTTCCGCGTCGCCCACGTCTCCGGCACCTACCAGGAGCCCGACCCCGAGGCCTCGGCCGAGGCGTCCGGGCCCGCCCCGACGCCCGTGCTCTTCGGCCTGCGCACCGCCGAACACGCCCGCGCCCGCTCCGAGGACCCGGACGTCACCCGGACCCCGGCCCCGCTGCCCGTCGCGGGATCGCGCACCGAGATGCAGGTCGCGGTCGAACGGCTGCGGCGGTACGGGCGGCCCGTCCACCAGGTGTGGCTGCCGCCCCTGCCCGCCCACATCGACCTCGACTCCCTCCTCGGCCCGGTCGGCGAGGACCCCGAACGCGGCTTCCAGGCCGCCAAATGGGACGGGATCGGCTCCCTCTCCTTCCCGGTCGGCGTGGTCGACCTGCCGATGCGCCAGGCGCAGAAGGCCCTCCTCGTCAACCTCGCCGGCGCGCACGGCCACGTCGCCGTCGTCGGCGCCCCGCAGTCCGGCAAGAGCGTCGCCCTGCGCACCACCCTGCTGGCCGCCATGGCCACCCACACCCCGGACGAACTCCAGTTCACCTGCGTCGACTTCGGCGGTGGCGGACTCGGACCCTTCGAGGCCGCCCCGCACGTGTCCGGCGTCGCCACCCGGCACGACGAGACCCGCGTCCGGCGCGCTCTCGCCGTCGTCCGGCAGACGGTCGTCGCCCGCGAGCAGCTCTTCGAACGCCTCAACGTCGACTCCGTCGCCGGCTTCCGCCGCGCCCGCGCCGAGGGCCGGCTGCCGCAGGACACCCTCGCCGCGGACCTCGTCCTCGTCATCGACAACTGGGCCGCGCTGCGCGGCGCGGTCGAGGAGGCCGAGTCGCTCGTCCACGACATCGCCACCCGCGGCCTCGGCGTCGGCGTGCACCTGCTGCTCACCGCGAACCGCTGGGGCGAGATCCGCACCAGCCTGCGCGACGCCATCGGCGGGCGGTTCGAACTGCGGCTCAACGAGACCGGCGAGTCCGAGATCAACCGCAAGGCCGCCAAGCTCCTCAGCGCCGCCGCGCCCGGCCGCGGCATCGCCCCGCCCGGCGACCAGATCCACATCGCGCTGCCCCGACTCGACGGCGCCCAGACCATGGAGGGCCTCGCCGAGGCCCAGCAGGCCGCCATCGCCGAGTCCGCCGCCCGGTGGACCGGCACGCCCGCGCCCGTGCTGCGCGTCCTGCCCGACCGCGTCACGCCCGGCGACCTCAAGGCGGCGGCCGCGGACCAGCCGAAGGCGTCCGCCACCGCCGTACCGATCGGGATCCGCGAGTCCGACCTCGGCCCGACCAGCGTCGACCTCGGCACGGGCGACTCGCACTTCCTCGTCCTCGGCGACTCCGGGTCCGGCAAGACCTCGTTCCTGCGGTCCTGGATGCGCGGCCTGGCCGAGCGGAACTCGCCGTACGCGATCCGCTTCATCACCGTCGACTACCGGCGCGGCCTCCTCGACGCCGTACCCGACGAATACCTCGGCGCGCAGGCGGCCAACGCCGAGCACGCCGCCGCGTACGTCGAGCAGCTCGCCGCCAAGCTCCAGGAGCGGATGCCGCCCGCCGGGATCTCGTCGCGCGAACTGCGGGAGCGCGCCTGGTGGTCGGGGCCCGAGCTGTACGTCGTCGTCGACGACTACGACCTGGCCGCCGGCCAGCCCGGCGCCCGCGGCCCGCTCGCGCCCCTCGCCGAGTACCTCACCCACGCCGCCGACATCGGCTTCCACCTCGTGCTCGCCCGGCGCGTCACGGGCGTCACCCGCGCGCTGATGTCGGACCCGCTGATCTCGCGGCTGCACGAGTACGGCACCGGCGGCCTGATCCTGTCCGGCGACCCGCGCGAGGGCGCCCTCATCGCCGACCAGCGCGCGGCCCGCCGCGTACCGGGCCGGGGGCTTGTGGTCGGCCGCCGGGTCGCGCCCACCCTCGTACAGACGGTGCTCGATCCCGCGCTCGACCCGTCGCTGGATCCCACCCTCGATCCGTCGCTCGACTCCTCGCTCGATCCGCTCGCTACCGGGCCCGACTCCCGCTGA